The Equus przewalskii isolate Varuska chromosome 5, EquPr2, whole genome shotgun sequence genome window below encodes:
- the KRT78 gene encoding keratin, type II cytoskeletal 78 isoform X1: MSLSSCRAQRGFSARSACSARSGGRGRGSFSSRSLSSFRGCRGGSRGRAWGSGGRLGVRLGAGSGGPGLSLCPPGGIQEVTINQNLLTPLEIEIDPQFQAVRTQETREIRALNNQFASFIDKVRFLEQQNKVLETKWHLLQQQQVSDSPKGLDSFFEAYLAQLRKQLEQLQRERGALDAELKSCRDQEEEYKTKYEQEAHKRATVENDFVVLKKDVDGVFPSKMELEGKLEAQRDYICFLRHLFEESSSQELGQLQTQDSNMSVVLSMDNNRCPDFSDVIAEIRARYEEIARTSKAEAEALYQTKYQELQASAQLHGDSMKETKVQIAQLQREIQRLQSQVENLKKQNANLQAAIADAEHRGELAVKDAQTKLEELEAALRTAKQDMARLLRDYQELMSTKLALDVEIATYRRLLEGEECRMSGECTSQITISVGGGSAVVSAGAGGGLVGTCGLGGGKGSFGSSCSSVVTGGSNVILSSGQGPVSGSSSVSGTSSSSSCHTILKKTVESSLKMSVTY; encoded by the exons ATGTCTCTCTCCTCATGCCGGGCCCAGAGGGGCTTCAGCGCTCGCTCAGCCTGTTCTGCTCGCTCTGGGGGCCGTGGCAGGGGCAGCTTCAGCAGCaggagcctcagttccttccgGGGGTGCCGAGGAGGCTCTCGTGGGAGGGCCTGGGGGTCGGGGGGAAGGCTGGGGGTGCGGTTAGGGGCGGGGAGTGGTGGGCCTGGGCTTTCCCTGTGCCCTCCGGGGGGCATCCAGGAAGTGACCATCAACCAGAATCTGCTGACCCCACTGGAGATTGAGATCGACCCCCAGTTCCAGGCCGTGCGGACTCAGGAGACCCGGGAGATCAGAGCCCTCAACAACCAGTTTGCTTCCTTCATTGATAAG GTGCGGTTCCTGGAGCAGCAGAACAAGGTCCTGGAGACCAAGTGGCACCTgctccagcagcagcaggtgaGTGACAGCCCCAAAGGCCTGGACTCCTTCTTTGAGGCCTACCTCGCTCAGCTCAGGAAGCAGCTGGAGCAGCTCCAGAGAGAACGAGGGGCCCTGGATGCCGAGCTGAAGTCCTGCCGGGACCAGGAGGAGGAGTATAAGACCAA GTACGAGCAGGAGGCCCACAAGCGCGCCACGGTCGAGAATGACTTTGTGGTCCTCAAAAAG GATGTGGATGGGGTTTTCCCGAGCAAGATGGAGTTGGAaggcaagctggaggcccagagagactaCATCTGCTTCTTGAGGCATCTCTTCGAGGAA TCTTCTTCGCAGGAGCTGGGCCAGCTCCAGACCCAGGACAGCAACATGTCTGTGGTGCTGTCCATGGACAACAACCGCTGCCCGGACTTCAGCGATGTCATTGCTGAGATCCGTGCCCGGTATGAGGAGATCGCCCGGACCAGCAAAGCGGAGGCTGAAGCGCTGTACCAGACCAAG TACCAGGAGCTTCAGGCATCTGCCCAGCTTCATGGGGACAGCATGAAGGAAACCAAAGTCCAGATCGCTCAGCTGCAAAGGGAGATTCAGAGGCTGCAGAGTCAGGTTGAAAACCTCAAGAAGCAG AATGCCAACCTGCAGGCTGCCATCGCCGATGCCGAGCATCGCGGGGAGCTGGCCGTCAAGGATGCTCAGACcaagctggaggagctggaggccgCTCTGAGGACGGCCAAGCAGGACATGGCGCGGCTGCTGCGTGACTACCAGGAGCTGATGAGCACGAAGCTGGCCCTGGATGTGGAGATCGCCACCTACCGCAGGCTGCTGGAGGGCGAGGAGTGTCG GATGTCTGGGGAATGCACCAGCCAGATCACTATCT CCGTGGGAGGAGGCAGTGCTGTCGTGTCTGCAGGAGCAGGTGGTGGCCTGGTGGGCACCTGTGGACTCGGAGGCGGGAAAGGCAGTTTTGGGTCCAGCTGCTCCAGCGTTGTGACCGGAGGCTCCAACGTTATCCTGAGCTCTGGGCAGGGCCCTGTCTCGGGCTCCAGCTCTGTGTCTGgcaccagctccagctccagctgccaCACCATCCTGAAGAAGACTGTTGAGTCAAGTCTGAAGATGTCCGTCACATACTGA
- the KRT78 gene encoding keratin, type II cytoskeletal 78 isoform X2 translates to MSLSSCRAQRGFSARSACSARSGGRGRGSFSSRSLSSFRGCRGGSRGRAWGSGGRLGVRLGAGSGGPGLSLCPPGGIQEVTINQNLLTPLEIEIDPQFQAVRTQETREIRALNNQFASFIDKVRFLEQQNKVLETKWHLLQQQQVSDSPKGLDSFFEAYLAQLRKQLEQLQRERGALDAELKSCRDQEEEYKTKYEQEAHKRATVENDFVVLKKDVDGVFPSKMELEGKLEAQRDYICFLRHLFEEELGQLQTQDSNMSVVLSMDNNRCPDFSDVIAEIRARYEEIARTSKAEAEALYQTKYQELQASAQLHGDSMKETKVQIAQLQREIQRLQSQVENLKKQNANLQAAIADAEHRGELAVKDAQTKLEELEAALRTAKQDMARLLRDYQELMSTKLALDVEIATYRRLLEGEECRMSGECTSQITISVGGGSAVVSAGAGGGLVGTCGLGGGKGSFGSSCSSVVTGGSNVILSSGQGPVSGSSSVSGTSSSSSCHTILKKTVESSLKMSVTY, encoded by the exons ATGTCTCTCTCCTCATGCCGGGCCCAGAGGGGCTTCAGCGCTCGCTCAGCCTGTTCTGCTCGCTCTGGGGGCCGTGGCAGGGGCAGCTTCAGCAGCaggagcctcagttccttccgGGGGTGCCGAGGAGGCTCTCGTGGGAGGGCCTGGGGGTCGGGGGGAAGGCTGGGGGTGCGGTTAGGGGCGGGGAGTGGTGGGCCTGGGCTTTCCCTGTGCCCTCCGGGGGGCATCCAGGAAGTGACCATCAACCAGAATCTGCTGACCCCACTGGAGATTGAGATCGACCCCCAGTTCCAGGCCGTGCGGACTCAGGAGACCCGGGAGATCAGAGCCCTCAACAACCAGTTTGCTTCCTTCATTGATAAG GTGCGGTTCCTGGAGCAGCAGAACAAGGTCCTGGAGACCAAGTGGCACCTgctccagcagcagcaggtgaGTGACAGCCCCAAAGGCCTGGACTCCTTCTTTGAGGCCTACCTCGCTCAGCTCAGGAAGCAGCTGGAGCAGCTCCAGAGAGAACGAGGGGCCCTGGATGCCGAGCTGAAGTCCTGCCGGGACCAGGAGGAGGAGTATAAGACCAA GTACGAGCAGGAGGCCCACAAGCGCGCCACGGTCGAGAATGACTTTGTGGTCCTCAAAAAG GATGTGGATGGGGTTTTCCCGAGCAAGATGGAGTTGGAaggcaagctggaggcccagagagactaCATCTGCTTCTTGAGGCATCTCTTCGAGGAA GAGCTGGGCCAGCTCCAGACCCAGGACAGCAACATGTCTGTGGTGCTGTCCATGGACAACAACCGCTGCCCGGACTTCAGCGATGTCATTGCTGAGATCCGTGCCCGGTATGAGGAGATCGCCCGGACCAGCAAAGCGGAGGCTGAAGCGCTGTACCAGACCAAG TACCAGGAGCTTCAGGCATCTGCCCAGCTTCATGGGGACAGCATGAAGGAAACCAAAGTCCAGATCGCTCAGCTGCAAAGGGAGATTCAGAGGCTGCAGAGTCAGGTTGAAAACCTCAAGAAGCAG AATGCCAACCTGCAGGCTGCCATCGCCGATGCCGAGCATCGCGGGGAGCTGGCCGTCAAGGATGCTCAGACcaagctggaggagctggaggccgCTCTGAGGACGGCCAAGCAGGACATGGCGCGGCTGCTGCGTGACTACCAGGAGCTGATGAGCACGAAGCTGGCCCTGGATGTGGAGATCGCCACCTACCGCAGGCTGCTGGAGGGCGAGGAGTGTCG GATGTCTGGGGAATGCACCAGCCAGATCACTATCT CCGTGGGAGGAGGCAGTGCTGTCGTGTCTGCAGGAGCAGGTGGTGGCCTGGTGGGCACCTGTGGACTCGGAGGCGGGAAAGGCAGTTTTGGGTCCAGCTGCTCCAGCGTTGTGACCGGAGGCTCCAACGTTATCCTGAGCTCTGGGCAGGGCCCTGTCTCGGGCTCCAGCTCTGTGTCTGgcaccagctccagctccagctgccaCACCATCCTGAAGAAGACTGTTGAGTCAAGTCTGAAGATGTCCGTCACATACTGA